GTAATACTGACGTAACAAACAGCTCTCGTCGCGACAGATGGTGGGAAAAGGACGTTTCAGCGCATGGGCTTCAAGAACACCGGCTACAGAGAGCTGTTTGTCACCAAGGTAATACGCAGGCCTTCGTATGCCGCCATTGGCATCGGGAACAGTCCCAGCATCCCCGAGGACGCTGTTGACGAGCCCGAGGAGCTGGACATGCTCTACATCTACCCTGAAGATGGAGCGGGGGGCAAGAGCGTCAGTGAGATTATTGGATATGGCCGGACAGTGGTTGCCATGTCTGAGATGACTGTCAAGCGCGTCAGtcaggaggaaggggagctACCAAGTCTGTTAATGTCAAGTAGTGGGAATGGCTGTGCATTGAAATTATCGAGCTCGATTTGAGCAGTTGGATAATGAACAGCAATCAATGCACAGCCAGGGAGCAAATAAACGAAGCAACATCTCTACTCCACTTGCTTGTACCATTTCAATTCTGGTCTATCCAACCGGAGTCAGCTCCGTGGAGATACTGCTGATGACCCAGGAAGATCCAAGCTCCGGGACGTCTACTGTGCGGGGATAAGAGACATTGCTGTCTCGGTTCACGACTGCCGGTATCACTGCGTCTACGGCCCGTCTGCATACAACCCTGCGATCTGGTGTCTATGGCACCCTAAATGGGGGGAAAATGCGGAGGTGGAAAGACAATGTTGATTGCTTTCAGCCCAAGCAGAACAACATCGAGGGACTGCAGCGCGGGTATGTTGGACGGACAGAGCCGGAATCCAGGCCTGATGATGCGGCAACTGCCGTGGGTCAATGGGCCAGCCACGGCCTCGAGGAAAGATTCCAGCTGGATCATGTTGCGATCGGTGGTTTCGATGTTGCGATCGAGAGACAGGATCAACAATGTTGCTGCCCAGTTACACGAAACAGTCTCCCATTGGGCGTTTGTATGAGTCGTCGTTGTCATGGATTGATGGGTTTGACGCTGGTCTATCTATCGGAGGTCATGGAAGAAGAGTTGTCGAATGGGGGGGATGGTAGGGGCAGACTCAAGTATAAAGAGGCGGTCTCTTGCCCTCGAGAGAGGTCAAGCTtttcatcagcatcaaccaACCTCTCGAGCAAACAATAAACCACAAGAATCatcccaaccatcaaaatgaagttcaccgccaccaccgcccttctcaccctcctcacaaccgccaccgccctcccctgGTCCTTCAAGAGTGCCGGCAATGGCAAGCACTCTGATGAGATCACGTAcgtctccttccccctcaccctctaTCACCCTTTTCTGACATCGGGTAATAGcctccacctcaccctcgacaaaggaaccaccaccgcccaccaccgcccccccaaGTCAAAGTCGGAAGAGATGAAGATCATCATGGGCATGTCCGATGTCTGCCTCCGCGTCTGCTGGCCCGAATCGCCCAAGTGCCCAGAGGAATGGGTAAGCATCATTCATCATCGGAAGCAAGCGCATGGAGTAATTGCTGATGGCCTGTGTCATTGTAGTCACCCAAGAACATGGGCAGCGACGAGGATCCGTGCTGGACTTGCTGCAGGAAGATGGAGCATGATCTTTGAGCACGAGACATTTCTCAGTGGCAAAGGGGTCGCTGGGTTTTGGGGCATTTGGTAGCTGTTGAAGGGACATGTCGGAAGTTGGATTACATATACACTCCTTTGAAGATAGCTTACCCTTCCTAGGGTTTCATGTTAACGAAGGTTGAACGGTTAATGCCTGGGATGACAGATAAGAAAAAGGTGACTAGAAAATAGAAACACTGTTTCTGCAACTTTGATGGCATCTTGAGGTGAAATCTTGGATATGCATGGCATGTTCATGACCCTCGGCTCTGCTTCCGTTCGATAGCTAACAGTAGGCAGGTTAACCACATCGGTGGAGAGTTGATATCAAATACGAGGCATTAAAGGATCACGGCTAGGCATCTCGACTATCTCAACATATTATCCACTATATTTCTATGGCCCCTTTTTATATAGCAATTGTGATTTGTTTGTTGCTGACAGGATACGCGTTGGACGCGCTAGGTAAACTCGACAACTCCCACCACAGGTAAGCTCTGAAGATAGTCATCAGAGACAAGAAAACAGAGAAAATGGGTAACGATAAACTGTTGTAGTGAGAAAGAAAGCAGCAGGCACAGTCAAAAAATGACAAAAGAGATGCCCAATAACAGGATTGAACTGTTGACCTTCGCATTACCGTATGCTGGTTTCCCAGTATTAGTACGACGCTCTAACCAGCTGAGCTAATCGGGCTGTTGTGGAGATTGCTGATGTTCCACGGCGATGTGGTTCTCATTAACAAGTGGAGCCCTTTTCCTGGAGGGTCTCGAATGCAAGTTGGACACTAGGAACAGTCCTGCATATGCTATCTATTCATACAAATTACAATTCCTTTCTGGAAAACGAAACATTAGTGTAGTTTGGGGAGGTTCGGGGTTGTGATATACTCCAACATTAGTATATGGCGTTGACGGTGTTCAGACTTCAGGGGCTCAGCAAACAGGTCCATGGGCATACAAGTACTTTCGACAGATCTCATGCAGGTCGTACTATAAAAGGAGCTTGGTTGTCTATTTGCGTTTTGTGTGAGGTAGTCTATACAAATCACGGTAAACTCCCGGCCGGTTGTACATGAAAAGGTATCAGCTGCTGTTTCCTTTTGGAAGGATTCTTCAGCGCGCCTCCTCGTGTGGTTCACCCGGATTGATGGTGAATATCCCATCTACGCTGTTCGCCCCTCTGCatccctcctcaaaatctc
This window of the Podospora pseudoanserina strain CBS 124.78 chromosome 3, whole genome shotgun sequence genome carries:
- a CDS encoding hypothetical protein (EggNog:ENOG503P9RU); this translates as MKFTATTALLTLLTTATALPWSFKSAGNGKHSDEITLHLTLDKGTTTAHHRPPKSKSEEMKIIMGMSDVCLRVCWPESPKCPEEWSPKNMGSDEDPCWTCCRKMEHDL